In Zea mays cultivar B73 chromosome 7, Zm-B73-REFERENCE-NAM-5.0, whole genome shotgun sequence, the following proteins share a genomic window:
- the LOC100502474 gene encoding uncharacterized protein LOC100502474, translating to MHQLLKRGVDPNESDNYWHTALHVSASGGHEQCIKLLLEHGADPNASDAQGRVPLWEALSRGHRGAAQLLADGGADLASGDAELYARAAVEAGDVALLEDVARHGGDVTVACCDDGGTALHRAVLQGDVGMARALLEHGADADREDGGGRTPRDLAGQLGHRDMHQLFGPPSQSQHREAVESPIRRQGSGTEDHGSSCRPAVAVAARPAVTRFKSAPAARVPVAVAQHDGAGLSPSPSPSSSRHSSPRRMVSFRNSLFGVLSSSQVNRHDGAAGGGGHSLHERHTHSRSRVRVTVSCPEQGVGARKLVFMPETMAQLVELAGSQFGFAPTRVVTTDGAQVDDARLVRDGDHLLVVTHQWQRVPDTKIVHTNQ from the exons atgcatcagctcctcaagcgcGGGGTCGATCCCAACGAGTCAGATAACTATTGGCATACAGCACTG CACGTCTCAGCTTCCGGTGGACATGAGCAGTGCATCAAGCTTCTGCTAGAGCATGGCGCTGATCCTAATGCTTCAG ACGCGCAAGGAAGAGTGCCCCTGTGGGAGGCCCTGTCGCGGGGGCACCGCGGGGCCGCGCAGCTGCTGGCGGACGGCGGCGCGGACCTGGCGTCGGGCGACGCGGAGCTCTACGCGCGCGCGGCAGTGGAGGCGGGCGACGTCGCGCTGCTGGAGGACGTGGCGCGCCACGGCGGGGACGTGACGGTTGCGTGCTGCGACGACGGCGGCACCGCGCTCCACCGCGCCGTGCTCCAGGGGGACGTCGGGATGGCCAGGGCCCTGCTGGAGCACGGCGCCGACGCCGACAGGGAGGACGGCGGCGGCCGGACCCCGCGGGACTTGGCGGGCCAGCTCGGCCACCGCGACATGCACCAGCTGTTCGGGCCGCCGTCGCAGTCGCAGCACCGGGAAGCGGTGGAGAGTCCGATCAGGCGGCAGGGCTCGGGAACGGAGGACCATGGCAGCAGCTGCAGGCCCGCCGTCGCGGTCGCGGCTCGGCCGGCGGTCACCAGGTTCAAGAGCGCGCCCGCGGCGAGGGTCCCGGTCGCGGTCGCGCAGCACGACGGCGCCGGtttgtcgccgtcgccgtcgccgtcgtcgtccagGCATAGCAGTCCGCGGCGGATGGTCAGCTTCCGGAACTCCCTCTTCGGCGTCCTCTCCTCGTCACAAGTGAACAGGCACGACGGAGCAGCTGGTGGCGGGGGGCATAGCCTCCACGAGAGGCACACTCACAGCAGGTCCCGGGTCAGGGTGACCGTCTCCTGCCCCGAGCAGGGCGTCGGCGCGAGGAAGCTGGTGTTCATGCCTGAGACGATGGCGCAGCTCGTGGAGCTCGCCGGGAGCCAGTTCGGGTTCGCCCCGACGAGGGTGGTGACCACGGACGGTGCCCAGGTTGACGACGCCAGGCTCGTCAGGGACGGCGACCACCTCCTAGTCGTCAcccatcagtggcagagggtgccCGACACTAAGATCGTGCATACGAATCAGTAG